TCCACAATTTTAGAAATGTCTTTTTCCTGTGAAAAATAAGATTTAATCACCACAGTATTTCCCAAAGTATTTATAAATTCTTCATCTGCATAGTCCAAAGAATCTTTTTTTAAAATTTCCCTTTTTATTTCATTGGGATCTTCAATGGAAGAACCTGCAGCACCTATGGAAGATAGCATCTCACATATTGCATCCTGTGCTTCTTCAGTTGTCTTTATTATAACTTCGTACCATTTCATTGTTTTTCCTCCAAACAGCATCTTTAAACACTACATACCCAATGCATTTTTCATTTTATCAAAAAAACTCTTCCTCTGCTCATGAACTTCATCCCCGATTAACTCCGCAAACTCCCTTAATACGCTTTTTTGCTTTTCATTAAGTTTTCTGGGCACCTCAACATTTACAGTAAAATATTGATCTCCCTTTATATTTGTTCTTAAATTAGGTGCTCCTTTTCCTTTTAGTCTAAACCTTGTACCTGTTTGAGTCCCTTCAGGTATAACAAACTTTTCTTTTCCGTAAACAGTAGGTACTTCTATTTCTGCCCCCAGTGCTGCCTGTGTAAAAGTGATGGGTATTTCACAAAATATATTATTCCCTTCACGGGTAAATATTGGATGGGGTTTTACCCTGATGGTAAAATAAATATCCCCCGCAGGTCCTCCATTAGAACCAGGCTCTCCTGCACCCCTTAGTGGAATAACCTGACCATCTGAAATTCCCGCCGGTACTTTTATTTTTATTTTTGCGCTCTTTTTCACCCTTCCCCTTCCATTACACTCACTACAGGGGTTTGTAATAATCTTTCCTTCCCCGTGACAGGCATCACAGGTTTTAATGTTCACAAACTGCCCAAAGGGAGTTCTTTGCTTGTATTGAACCTGTCCTGCTCCTCCACACTGCTGACATGTCGAAGGTTTGCTTCCAGGCTTTGAACCACTTCCATCACATTTTGAGCATACATGCATTTTATTTATAGGAATTTCTTTTTCAACTCCAAATATCGACTCTTCAAAAGACAATTCCATCTCAAAATGTAAATCAGTCCCTTTTTGGGGACCTCTTCTTGTTGATCTGGTTCTTCCTCCAAACATTGAACTTCCAAAAAATGTTTCAAATATATCTCCAAAATCAAAATCAGTAAAGCCGCCGCTAAAACCACCGCCAAACCCGCTAAACCCGCCTGCATCGCTAAATGCATGGCCAAACTGGTCATATTGGGCTCTCTTTTGGGGATCACTTAATACCTCATACGCTTCTGCAGCTTCTTTAAATTTAGCTTCGGCAGTTTTGTCATTGGGATTCATATCAGGGTGATACATTTTTGCCAATCTTCTATATGCTTTTTTTATCTCTGCTTCCGATGCATTCCTATCAACCCCTAAAACTTCATAGTAATCCCTTTTCTGAGCCATCCAATCAACTCCTCCGAATTAATCCTTCCTTCATCATATATAATCCAAGTTATTTTCATAACTTGGATTATATATGTACTAAAGACTGTTTACTTTTTCTCATCTTCATCATCTACAACTTCATAGTCTGCTTCGTACACATTTTCCTGTCCGCCTCCGGCATCCCCGCTTTCTCCTGCGCTTCCTCCCATACCAGCATCTTGCTGAGCTCCCTGGGGATTTTGCTGATATATTTTCTGGGATATTTCATAAAAGGCTTTTTGTAAACTTTCAGTCGCATTTTTGATGGCGTCAGTATCGTCACCTTTTAATGCCTCTTTTACTTTTTCAATCTCACCCTGAATCTTTGATTTTTCTTCACTGCTTATTTTATCACCTAAATCATTTAGGACTTTTTCTGACTGAAACACCATGGAATCTGCATTATTCCTAATCTCAACAGCTTCTTTTCTCTTTTTGTCCTCTTCTTCAAATTTCTGCGCTTCTTTAATGGCTCTGTCTATTTCTTCCTCAGAAAGGTTGGTACTTGCTGTAATGGTAACTTTTTGCTCTTTTCCGGTACCTTTGTCTTTTGCTGAAACATTAACAATACCATTGGCATCTATGTCAAATGTTACTTCAATTTGAGGCACTCCCCTTGGTGCCGGTGGAATACCGTCTAAGTTAAACTCACCTAGGAGTTTGTTGTCTGCAGCCATTTGCCTTTCACCTTGGAATACCCTTATAGTTACCGCTGTCTGACCGTCTGCAGCTGTTGAGAAAATCTGGCTCTTCTTAGTTGGTATTGTAGTGTTTCTTTCAATAAGTTTTGTAAATACCCCGCCATATGTTTCAATACCTAAAGACAGCGGTGTAACGTCTAATAAAAGCAAGTCTTTTACATCGCCGGTAAGTACACCTGCCTGAATGGCAGCTCCTATAGCAACACATTCATCCGGGTTTATTCCTTTGAAAGGTTCTTTTCCAAAATATTTTTTAACTGCCTCCTGAACTGCAGGTATTCTTGTAGAACCTCCCACCAAAAGTATTTTATCTATTTCATTTGCCTCAAGACCGGCGTCACTCATCGCCCTTTTTAATGGTTCCATAGTTTTTTCAACTAAATCAGCAGTTATTTCTTCAAATTTAGCTCTTGTCAAAGTAGCATCTAAATGCTTTGGTCCTGTGGAATCCGCTGTAATAAACGGAAGATTGATATTAGTTGTCGTAACTCCTGAAAGCTCTATTTTTGCTTTTTCAGCTGCTTCCTTAAGCCTTTGCATTGCCATTTTATCCTGTGATAAATCAATACCTGTATCCGCCTTAAAAGTATCTATTAAATATTTTATTATTCTGTCGTCAAAATCGTCTCCCCCAAGCTTGTTATTACCACTTGTAGCCAATACCTCAAATACACCGTCTCCTATTTCTAATATGGAAACATCAAAAGTTCCTCCCCCTAGGTCAAATACCAGTATTTTCTGATCCTTTTCCTTATCCAGCCCGTAAGCTAAAGCTGCAGCAGTTGGCTCATTTATTATCCTCAACACTTCTAATCCGGCTATCTTTCCTGCGTCCTTGGTAGCCTGTCTTTGTGAGTCACTAAAATAAGCCGGTACTGTAATAACAGCTTTAGTTACCTTTGTACCTAAATAACTTTCTGCATCTGCTTTTATTTTTTGTAAAATCATTGCAGATATTTCCTGGGGTGTATAACTTTTATCATCTATAGTTATTTTTCTATCGGTACCCATGTCTCTTTTTACAGACATAATAGTTCTGTCAGGATTTGTTATAGCCTGCCTTTTAGCTACCTGCCCCACCAATCTTTCATTTGTCTTGGAAAAAGCAACAACGGATGCTGTTGTCCTGCTTCCTTCTGAATTTGGAATGACGACAGGTTCTCCTCCTTCCATAACAGCTACACATGAGTTGGTAGTTCCTAAATCTATTCCAATTACTTTCGACATAAACTGTATCCTCCTTCTATAGTAGTATTGAGTAAATTTAGTTGGCAACTTTAACCATGCTATACCTTATTATTTTATCTTTACATCTATAGCCCTTTTGCAATTCTTCAACAATTATATTTTCACCATAAGATTCATCTTCCACATGCATAACAGCATTATGCTTGTTTGGATCGAAGGTACTTCCCACACCTTCTATCTCAGTAACTTCAAGTTTTCCTAATACTTCTTTAAACTGCTTATAAATTAAATTAATACCTTCTTCTAATGTATTAGAATCTGCTCCTTTATTTAAGGCATCAACAGCCCTTTCAATATTATCTATAACAGGCAAAAAAGCCTTTACTACATCTATCAAGGCACTGTCATATATTTCACTTTTTTCCTTTGCAGTTCTCTTTTTGTAATTGTCAAACTCTGCAGCTACTCTTTGAAACATATTTACATATTCTTCACACTGCTTTGATTTTTCATCAAGTTCAGCCTTTAACCGGTGAACTTCCTTATCTAAATTATCATTATCTGATTTATCACAGGCGGTAGAATCTTCTTTAACTGATTCTTTTACAGTTTCTTCAACTGTTTCTTCTGCCTTTTCTAAAGTTTCTTCTAAATTTGTTTCATTGTTTTTTACTTCTTCATTTTTGTCATACAGCTCTTTGTCTTTAGCCATTTAAATACCCGCACCTCCCTATATTAAGATTTTTTAAATTTTTTCTTCACCTTCTCCAATTAACTTCTTAATTTCTTCACTTGCCCTTTTCCTCATATAATTCATAGCTGCCAGTACCTTTGAATATTCCATACGCGTAGGACCAATTACTCCTAATGTCCCTACCACTACATTCCCTAAGGAGTATGTGGTGGTAACAAGGCTGCAGTCTTTCATCTCTACAATTTTATTCTCTTCTCCAATGGTAACTGTAATATAGTCCCCCTGCCTATTAACATTATTAAGAATCTTTCTTAATACATCTTTAGCAGCCATGAGATTTAAAAATTCCCTTGCCCTTACAACATCGCTAAACTCCGGATAATTAAGCATATTGATTGTGCCATCAAGATAAATTTCAGGACAATCAATTTGATTTATACAGTCAACCACTCCGTTTAACACAGGATGTAAAACACTTCTTTCATTTCCCAAAAGCAGCTCTATTTCTTTTATAACAGAGGCATTTATACTATCTATGGTAAGTCCTTTTAACTTATCGTTAAATATGTTGGAAACAGTTGTTAAATGCTCCGGCAGAACTGTTTCAGGAATATTTATCAAACTATTTTTTATAATCCCTGCATTTGCTAAAACCACAATAAGAGCCTTTCCCTTTTCTACAGGCACCACCTGCACAGTTTTTAATATGCTGTTTTGTTTTCCTGGAGTTGCAGCCATGGATGTGTATTTGGTAATTTGCGACATAACGCCGGATGCCTGCTTTAACAGCTGGCTTAATTCATTTATCTGAGTTTCCATGGCATCTTCTATACTGTACATCTCTTCTACGGTAAGCTCACTGGACTCCATAAGCTGATCAACATAAAAACGGTACCCTTTATCTGAAGGAATCCTGCCGGCTGAAGTATGGGGCTGAGTTAAATATCCCATTTCTTCTAAATCAGCCATTTCATTCCTTATGGTAGCAGAACTCAAACCAAGCCCGTGTTTTCTCGCAAGTGTTCTTGACCCAACAGGCTCTGCAGTATTGATGTAATCATCTATAATGGCATGCAATATGCTTTTTTTCCTCTCGTCCAAAAACATTTGCATCTCTCCTTTGTTAGCACTCTGTTTAGTTGAGTGCTAATTCTATTTTAAAAATACCACCCTAATTTTCTTTTGTCAAGATGTTTTATAATTTATACCATTATAAAAATTCCATAAACACTTGATTTGCCAAGTCCAAACCTGAAGATGTAAGTTTTAGCCTGCCGTCTTCTATTTTAATAAGATTTCTCTTTATAAGGCTTTCTATCTCTTTATTATATACCTCAAATATTCCCATTTTAAACTTGTTTTCAAAATCTTCCAAAGAGATACCTTCTGTAAGCCTAAGACCTAATATCATATATTCTGAAATGCTGTCTTCTTTTTGTATCAACTGTTCATTCTCTATAACTGGTATATTTTTATTCATTCTATCTATATATTTATCTAAATCTACTATATTATTATATCTTATATTGTCAAAATAGGAATGGGAACCCGCCCCTATTCCTATATATTCTAAGCATTTCCAATACACAAGATTGTGCCTGCATTTAAAACCTTCTTTAGAAAAATTGGATATCTCATAGTGGTGGTATTTTTCTCTGCCAAGTTTTTCTATTGCCATCCAATACATCTTTCTGTCCCATTCGTCACTAACCGGGGTTATTTCACCTCTATTAAGTTTGTCCCCAAACACTGTGCCATCTTCAATTTTAAGGCTATAACAAGACAAATGAGGAATGTTGCATTTTATTACATATTCCAGTGTTTCATCCCAATCCTCTAAAGTCTGCCAGGGTATTCCAAAAATAAGGTCTGTATTGATATTTTTAAAACCTACCTTTAGCGCCAGTTTATATCCTATGTCAAACTCTTCCAGTTCATGAACCCTTCCCAGTTCTTTTAAAAGGTTTTTCTGGACTGCCTGAAGACCGATGCTAAGCCTATTAATCCCGCTTTTTATATATGCATCAAGTTTCTCCTCCGAAAGTGTTCCAGGATTAGACTCAATTGTTGCTTCTAAGTCTATATCTACATCAAAATTTTCATTTAATAATGACATTAATTTATATATATTATTTGGGTCAACTACAGAAGGTGTTCCCCCGCCAATAAAAACAGTACTTATTTTGTAATCCTTTAGTTTTTTTTCATATTGCATTAATTCCTTTTCTAATGCATTAAAATATGCAGGAATAAGTTCATCCCTGCACGGAAAAGAATTAAAATCACAATAAAAACATTTTGACTTACAAAAAGGTATATGAATATATAAACTAACGCTTCTTTTCATCTCTTACACCACTTCTGTTAAAGCCTGTCATTTTAAGTATCCAGTTTGAGAACACTCATAAATGCCTCCTGGGGCACTTCCACGCTTCCTACCTGACGCATTCTCTTTTTACCTTCTTTTTGCTTTTCTAAAAGTTTCTTTTTACGGGTAATGTCCCCGCCGTAACATTTAGCCAAAACATCTTTCCTGTATGCTTTTACAGTTTCCCTTGCAATTATCTTACCACCTATACATGCCTGTATAGGTATTTCAAACTGCTGCCTTGGAATTGTTTCTTTTAATTTTTCTGCAATTCTCCTTCCCCTTGAATATGCCTTGTCTTTGTGAACTATAAAGGAAAGGGCGTCTACAATTTCACCGTTTAACATAATGTCAAGTTTTACAAGGTCTGACTTTTTATATCCTATTAAATCATAATCCAATGAAGCATAGCCCCTTGTCCTTGATTTTAGTGCATCAAAGAAATCATATATTATTTCATTTAAAGGTATCTCATATGTGAGCATCACTCTATTGTCGTCTATATAAGACATATCTTTATAAATTCCTCTTCTCTCCTGGGAAAGTTCCATAATATTTCCCACAAATTCTGAAGGTGACATGATGGAAGCCTTGACAATTGGCTCTTCCATATAGTCAATTTCCGTCAAAGGAGGCATGTTTGTTGGATTATCAATATCAAGTACTTCACCGTTTTTCTTCTTTACCTTGTAGACAACGCTAGGAGCTGTGGTAACTAAGTCAAAATCAAATTCACGCTCTAATCTCTCCTGGATAATCTCCATATGTAAAAGTCCTAAAAAACCACATCTGAATCCAAAACCTAATGCAACCGATGTTTCAGGTTCAAATATAAGAGATGCATCATTTAATTGAAGTTTTTCTAACGCCTCTCTTAAATCCCCGTATTCTGAGCCGTCAGCAGGGTAGATACCGCAAAACACCATAGGGTTGACTTTCTTATAACCCGGTAAAGGATTGGTTGCAGGATTGTCCAATAATGTAATGGTATCCCCCACCCTTGTATCTTTTACATTTTTAATATTTGCCACAACATAGCCTACTTCACCGGCTATTAAAGAATCACATGGTGCCATACCCCCAGGCTTTAAATAGCCTAATTCAGTCACAATAAAATCTTTACCGGTATTCATCATTTTTATTTTATCGCCTACTTTAATAGTTCCTTCTTTTAGCCTGATATACACAATTACACCTTTGTAGCTGTCATAAAAAGAATCAAAAATCAATGCCCTTAAAGGCTTATCCGGACTTTCAGCAGGAGAAGGCACTTTTTTAACAACCTGCTCTAATACATCTTCTATATTTATTCCATTCTTTGCAGATATTAAAGGAATATCAGAAGTATCAAGTCCTATTACCTCTTCTATTTCCTTTTTCACAAAATCAGGTCTTGCACTCGGTAAATCAATTTTATTTATTACAGGAATTATTTCTAAATCATGTTCTAATGCAAGATAAACATTTGCTAATGTTTGCGCCTCTATCCCCTGGGCAGCGTCAACTACAAGAATTGCACCTTCACATGCTGCAAGGCTTCTTGATACTTCATAATTAAAATCCACATGCCCTGGCGTATCAATAAGGTTTAATATATATTCCTCCCCGTCTTTTGCCTTGTATAACATTCTTACCGCCTGGGCTTTTATTGTAATACCTCTTTCCTTTTCTATATCCATATTATCTAATATTTGGTCTTCCATCTCCCTTTGACTTAAAACGCCTGTAATCTCTAACATTCTGTCTGCAAGTGTGGATTTACCATGATCAATATGTGCAATTATGCAAAAATTTCTAATTTTATCTTGTCTTACATTTGACATTTATTCATCCTCCTGATGTTTTAGGAAGTATAAATTAAAATTTTAAATACCGACATACTATTATAGCATAACAAATAACAAGTGAACAGGAAATATTTAGCCATTCTAAAAGTTTGTTAAAATCTTCTTTTATATAATTAATGTTAAGATACAGGTCTTTATTAAAAATTTTAATAAGATAGCATCCGTCTCCTGTTTTTTTAACGGCAAAAAGTTTAATCCCGTTTTCACCATTCATCAACGCATTTATAGAATAGTCCACTGTAAGAATACCTGTAATAATTATAATAAAACATAATAAAGATATGAATATGCATTTTTTCCGTGCAATTCTCAGAGCCCTGTACTTTTCTAACCTTTTCATCCTCACACCGGCTTTTCTTATGTATTTTTAAGTATTATTCTGAAGTTACAGTAATTCTGTAATAACAGTATATTATAATAGTATTATCACCAAATAGAATTAGTTTAAAACTTCATTAATTACTTCAGCAAGGTATTTTGTACTCTCTAAGCACTCACTTATTAAATTGCCATCCCCTCCTATTTCAACTATTAAGGCACCTTTGGATAAATGCTGGTTGTATCTGTTCTTACTTATATAAATAGGTCTTGTAAGCCCCGGGTATCTTTCATCTAGCATACTTTGAAGGGTTATAGCCAGCTTTAAATTTTCCCTCCATTCAGGATGTTCTAAGCCTGTAGCATTAGTTCCCACCACAAACATTATTTTGGCAGCTTTTTTCCCGTCTATTTCAGTTACCGTACGCAGTTTTTTCCCGTCCATCCCGTCCCTGTGAATATCTATAACAATTTGTATAGAAGGATAGCTGGTTAAAATATTTGAGGCTGTATTTAAAGATCTTCCATATGCACCTGTATCACTTGGATAGTTATGTACCGTAGAATTATGTATAACTTCAATATTATATTTTTTCCTTAAAATCTGTGCCAGTTCTTCCCCCACTCTGACAACATTATTTGTAGCATCTGTAGTCCTGTTTGGAATACCGCTTTGTTCTAATTGTTCTAATTCTGTTATGAAGCTTTCTGTTGTGTGGGTATGATAAATCAATACTTTCGGTCCTTTTTTATGAGAATTCAGTTTTAAAGGTGTTTCCATTATCTTTTCAACATCTATATGAAAATCCGTTTCATAATTATTAATTGCTATATCTCCTATAGTTACTGCATTTTTTTCAGAGTCACCCTTGTTGTCATTTTCATCTTCCTCTGAATTATAAGTTATGCTGCTTTCTATATTGGGAAAATCATTTTCCCTTTCATTCTCATCTATGTCTAAATCAGCAATGTACACATACGGTTCATAGGTTTCACCTTGGTTTAAATAAGCATTATACCCGTTTATGTAAAAGCTGTGAAAATACGGGGACTGGGCATTTAGCACAGTTATAGGGTATCCTAAATCAAAATGAAATATAGTTTTTATAATGCTTCTCAATTGCCCGGAAAATGAAAGACTAATACTTCCGCTATTGTATATGGTTTCAATGACAGGTAAGGTAATGTTTAATGTACTTCTGAATGTTTCAACATCCACCCTTTCAATATTTTCATTTTCTGAATTATAAAAAAAATCCCCAAAAATTATACCTGTTTTAATTGCTAATAAAAATGCAATAAATAAAAGGATGGATTTTTTTACAACAGAAAGCGTTCCCAACCGTATCTTTGCTTTTTCTGCCATTTTTTCTCCTCCGTTACTCATAAAATATTTTCTTTAGGCTTTTGGTTAAATTAATTTTTATTAAATTAATTTTTATCAGTAAAATATATTCTTTTTAAAAATAAATTATTCTAGGACTAAAATAGGACCAAAATTTTAGAATTCTAGGACTTGATTTGTAAAAAGAAAAGTTATATAATGATAATACGCCTTTGAGGAATATGTCAACACAGTGTTTCAAGTCTTGACTTTCTTAATTTTTAATTGCAACAAACTGTTTATATCCTTTTAATTTTATGTCGGTTAGTAACTATTATAGTCGTTTGCTTTAACTGTGTGTCAATCTGTAATACAATAGTTTTATCTCGGTTTAAACTCTGTAGTAATTCCATTATTAAATTCCATAAATCTATAACATATCATTTAAAGGAGGAACTTTCATGTTTGATTTCAAATCTTTAATGTGCTACAATTGTAAATCTGTTATTTTAAACCTGCCTAAATCTGAAGTTTCCAAACTAAACGGTCTGAATTTTCAATGTGAGTGCTGCGGGCACAAAAATCTTCTCAATGAATTTACATTTTGTAAAAGCAACGATGTAAATGATCCATATATTAATATCCAAAGTATAGATAGCCTGTTAACTTTATAAAAATCCATACATAAAAAATTGAATAACAAAAGGATTGCCTGCACAAAGCTCCATACCTGGCATTACAATGTAGTTTATCCATCCCCTTTGTTTTTAAAATAAACTAACAGGCAATCCTTTTTTATGTTTGGTTTTATATGCTTTTTAACTTGACATCATCATGCACCTGAGTTTTCTTGAATTCATCAAATGCAGTAGAAAGCATCAGCTTTATTCTGTTTATTTGATTTACCTCGCTAGCACCCGGGTCATAATCCACCGCTGTAATGTTTGCCTTTGGATACCGTCTTTTCAGCTCTTTAATCATTCCCTTTCCGGTAACATGGTTGGGTAAACATGCAAAAGGCTGCATACAAACTATATTTTGTGCACCGGATAAAATAAGCTCAATCATCTCAGCTGTCAAATACCATCCTTCTCCCGTCTGATTTCCTATTGACAATACACCGGATGCAAGTTCTGCTAATTCTTCTATTGAAACCGGGGGATGAAAGCGCTTACTTTCTGAGAGAGCCTTTTTCATATGCCTTCTGTAGAATTCAATTAATTTTATCGCCCCGTTATTTAGCACTGCATCAATCTTTTTACCTGAAAGATGGGAATATCTAAAAGAAGCACCATAGGCTGCATACAGTAAAAAGCCTATTAAATCGGGAACAACAGCCTCTGCCCCTTCCCTTTCAACAATATCAACTATATCATTATTGGCTGTAGGATGATATTTAACAAGTATCTCCCCAACCAAACCAACCTTTGGCTTCTTTTCATCAGTTATTTTAAGATTATCAAAATCCCTTACAATGTTGTAAATGTTTTCTTTAAATTCCTTATGTCTACCATTCCTCACAGATTCCTTGCATTTTTCAACCCATGTATTATATAAAAGGTTGGCAGAACCTTTTATTTTTTCATAAGGCCTGACCCTGTATAAAACTTTCATAAGAAGATCCCCGTAAACAAGAGCTATTAACAGCTTGTTTATAAGCCCCGGTGTAAATTTAAATCCAGGGTTTTTCTCAAGACCTGCAAAATTCAAAGAAATTACAGGTATATTGGAAAGACCCGCATCCTTTAAAGCCTTTCTTATAAATGCTATATAATTGGTAGCCCGGCAGCCGCCGGCAGTCTGGGTTATAATAAGGGAGGTGTTGTTAACATCATATTTCCCGGATTTTATAGCCTTCATCAATTGACCCACAACAATTATTGAAGGATAGCATGCATCATTATTTACATATTTAAGTCCTTCATCAATGGCTTCTTTATCAACAGAAGGCAAAACCTCCACATTATACCCGGATGCTTTAAAAGCTTCTTCTAAAAATTGAAAGTGTATAGGCGACATTTGTGGTGCTAAAATGGTATGTGTCTTTTTCATCTCTTTTGTAAATAAAACCTTCTTACAGCTATACTCCCTTTTAACCGGGGTAAAATTGTTTTTATCCCTTTCATCAACAGCTGCCTTCAGGGATCTTATTCTTATCCTGGCTGCCCCCAAATTGTCTATTTCGTCTATTTTTAAAACGGTGTATATTTTATCACTGCTATTTAAAATTTCTTCCACCTGGTCAGTTGTCACTGCATCAAGACCGCAGCCAAAGGAATTAAGCTGTATAATTTCAAGAAAGTCTCTGTCTTTAACAAAATTAGCTGCCCTGTATAATCTTGAATGGTAAGTCCACTGGTCTACAACCCTTAATTGGATTTTTTCTTCTCCTAAATGTGCTATGGAATCCTCCGTTAAAACAGCCATTTCGTACTCTGTTATTATATTTGGGATTCCATGGTTAATTTCAGGGTCTATGTGATATGGGCGCCCTGCCAGAACCACACCTTTCTTACCTGTATTTTTAAGGTATTCTAAAACTTCCTCACCTTTTTTTCTTATATCCTCTTTAACTTTCTCATCTTCTTTTCTTGCTAAAATAACAGCTTTTTTTATTTCTGACTTTGATATATTAAACTCTTTAAGCTCCTCATAAAGCCTTTCAATCAGCCTTGAATCATCATCATAAGGCAAAAATGGATTTTTAAATTTTATATTTTTTTCCCTTAATACATCCATATTGTTTTTTATAACTTCAGGATATGAAGTAACTATAGGACAGTTATAGTGGTTGGTGGCATCCTCAAACTCTATTCTCTCATAGGGAATACAGGGGTAAAATATAAAGTCCACATTTTTGTTTACAAGACTCATTATATGCCCATGAACCAGTTTTCCTGGATAACAAACAGACTCAGAAGGAATTGTTTCCATTCCAAGCTCATATATCTTTTTTGTGGTCCTTGGAGAAAGCTCTACCCTGAAATTTAAATGTGTAAAGAATGTAAACCAAAAGGGGTAGTTTTCGTACATATTTAAAACCCTCGGAATTCCCACTGTACCCCTGCAAGTCTCCTCCTTACCAAGGGGCTTGTAACAAAAGAGTCTCTTGTATTTATAATCATATAGATTGGGAATGTCTTCATTTTTAGATTCCAAACCTACACCTTTTTCACATCTGTTCCCTGAAATAAACTTCCTTCCGTCATTGAAGGTATTAATTGTAAGAAGACAATTGTTCCCACACTTGCCGCACCTTTTCATATCCACCTGGGTATTGAACTCACCAAGGTTTTCCATGGTAATAAGTGAACTTTTTTCACCGGGAACATTTCTTTCCAAAGCAATAAGGGCAGCACCATAGGCACCCATAAGACCTGCAATTTCAGGTCTTACCACCTCTTTTTCAGATACAATTTCAAAACACCTTAACACTGCATCATTTAAAAAAGTACCGCCCTGTACAACTATTTTTTCTCCCATTTCCTTTGGGTCTCTTATTTTTATTACTTTTTGAAGGGCATTTTTTACAACAGAATACGAAAGACCTGCTGAAATATCTCCTACAGTTGCCCCTTCCTTTTGAGCCTGTTTCACTTTAGAATTCATAAAAACAGTGCATCTTGAACCTAAATCAACAGGCTTTTCTGCCATCAATG
The genomic region above belongs to Acetivibrio saccincola and contains:
- the lepA gene encoding translation elongation factor 4 codes for the protein MSNVRQDKIRNFCIIAHIDHGKSTLADRMLEITGVLSQREMEDQILDNMDIEKERGITIKAQAVRMLYKAKDGEEYILNLIDTPGHVDFNYEVSRSLAACEGAILVVDAAQGIEAQTLANVYLALEHDLEIIPVINKIDLPSARPDFVKKEIEEVIGLDTSDIPLISAKNGINIEDVLEQVVKKVPSPAESPDKPLRALIFDSFYDSYKGVIVYIRLKEGTIKVGDKIKMMNTGKDFIVTELGYLKPGGMAPCDSLIAGEVGYVVANIKNVKDTRVGDTITLLDNPATNPLPGYKKVNPMVFCGIYPADGSEYGDLREALEKLQLNDASLIFEPETSVALGFGFRCGFLGLLHMEIIQERLEREFDFDLVTTAPSVVYKVKKKNGEVLDIDNPTNMPPLTEIDYMEEPIVKASIMSPSEFVGNIMELSQERRGIYKDMSYIDDNRVMLTYEIPLNEIIYDFFDALKSRTRGYASLDYDLIGYKKSDLVKLDIMLNGEIVDALSFIVHKDKAYSRGRRIAEKLKETIPRQQFEIPIQACIGGKIIARETVKAYRKDVLAKCYGGDITRKKKLLEKQKEGKKRMRQVGSVEVPQEAFMSVLKLDT
- the spoIIP gene encoding stage II sporulation protein P, yielding MAEKAKIRLGTLSVVKKSILLFIAFLLAIKTGIIFGDFFYNSENENIERVDVETFRSTLNITLPVIETIYNSGSISLSFSGQLRSIIKTIFHFDLGYPITVLNAQSPYFHSFYINGYNAYLNQGETYEPYVYIADLDIDENERENDFPNIESSITYNSEEDENDNKGDSEKNAVTIGDIAINNYETDFHIDVEKIMETPLKLNSHKKGPKVLIYHTHTTESFITELEQLEQSGIPNRTTDATNNVVRVGEELAQILRKKYNIEVIHNSTVHNYPSDTGAYGRSLNTASNILTSYPSIQIVIDIHRDGMDGKKLRTVTEIDGKKAAKIMFVVGTNATGLEHPEWRENLKLAITLQSMLDERYPGLTRPIYISKNRYNQHLSKGALIVEIGGDGNLISECLESTKYLAEVINEVLN
- a CDS encoding 2-hydroxyacyl-CoA dehydratase → MNRLLNMGLDVGSTTVKLVLLDQNDEIVFSKYRRHYSDIKNTIFELLSETCKKFSNNYITIMVTGSGGLSVSRWLEIPFIQEVIASTKAIQRFIPHTDVVIELGGEDAKITYLGETVEQRMNGTCAGGTGAFIDQMSSLLKTDAEGLNQLAKDYKVIYPIASRCGVFAKTDVQPLINEGASKEDIAASVFQAVVNQTISGLACGKPIRGNVAFLGGPLQFLSELRLRFVETLKLEKHQAIFPENAELFVALGAALESKNMKVIPVKTLEKRLDALKNIEVHEVERLQPLFENSEELEKFQKRHNVNKLKRRDLKTYEGECFLGLDAGSTTTKAVLIDREGALLYSFYGSNNGSPVASAINILKEIYSLMPKGAKIVNSAVTGYGEALLKAALGFDIGEIETIAHYKAAEAFLPGVDFILDIGGQDMKCLKIKNGVIDSIMLNEACSSGCGSFIETFAYSLNMDVTEFAKAALMAEKPVDLGSRCTVFMNSKVKQAQKEGATVGDISAGLSYSVVKNALQKVIKIRDPKEMGEKIVVQGGTFLNDAVLRCFEIVSEKEVVRPEIAGLMGAYGAALIALERNVPGEKSSLITMENLGEFNTQVDMKRCGKCGNNCLLTINTFNDGRKFISGNRCEKGVGLESKNEDIPNLYDYKYKRLFCYKPLGKEETCRGTVGIPRVLNMYENYPFWFTFFTHLNFRVELSPRTTKKIYELGMETIPSESVCYPGKLVHGHIMSLVNKNVDFIFYPCIPYERIEFEDATNHYNCPIVTSYPEVIKNNMDVLREKNIKFKNPFLPYDDDSRLIERLYEELKEFNISKSEIKKAVILARKEDEKVKEDIRKKGEEVLEYLKNTGKKGVVLAGRPYHIDPEINHGIPNIITEYEMAVLTEDSIAHLGEEKIQLRVVDQWTYHSRLYRAANFVKDRDFLEIIQLNSFGCGLDAVTTDQVEEILNSSDKIYTVLKIDEIDNLGAARIRIRSLKAAVDERDKNNFTPVKREYSCKKVLFTKEMKKTHTILAPQMSPIHFQFLEEAFKASGYNVEVLPSVDKEAIDEGLKYVNNDACYPSIIVVGQLMKAIKSGKYDVNNTSLIITQTAGGCRATNYIAFIRKALKDAGLSNIPVISLNFAGLEKNPGFKFTPGLINKLLIALVYGDLLMKVLYRVRPYEKIKGSANLLYNTWVEKCKESVRNGRHKEFKENIYNIVRDFDNLKITDEKKPKVGLVGEILVKYHPTANNDIVDIVEREGAEAVVPDLIGFLLYAAYGASFRYSHLSGKKIDAVLNNGAIKLIEFYRRHMKKALSESKRFHPPVSIEELAELASGVLSIGNQTGEGWYLTAEMIELILSGAQNIVCMQPFACLPNHVTGKGMIKELKRRYPKANITAVDYDPGASEVNQINRIKLMLSTAFDEFKKTQVHDDVKLKSI